A genomic region of Synechococcus sp. NOUM97013 contains the following coding sequences:
- a CDS encoding 4a-hydroxytetrahydrobiopterin dehydratase, translating to MDQWHERKRPVCLERRYEFETYDATRDFLDKLGDHSEATQRFPDISFGRTYVNITIRPDEDAPDASLSEADRALAAEIDALFG from the coding sequence GTGGATCAGTGGCATGAGCGCAAACGTCCCGTCTGTCTTGAGCGGCGCTATGAGTTCGAGACTTACGACGCCACGCGGGATTTCTTGGACAAGCTTGGCGATCACAGCGAAGCCACCCAGCGCTTTCCCGACATCAGCTTCGGCCGCACCTACGTGAATATCACCATTCGACCTGACGAGGATGCCCCTGATGCTTCGCTGAGTGAGGCGGATCGAGCCTTGGCTGCCGAGATCGATGCACTCTTCGGTTGA
- a CDS encoding DUF3136 domain-containing protein: MAQAKLTIGELEAGYPLYCKALRRLLKEGRGVKEIERTVCWGHLETLNRCLPGRYKAPSYLMALIRRDLEQPSDR; encoded by the coding sequence ATGGCCCAGGCGAAGCTGACCATCGGTGAACTGGAAGCCGGTTATCCGCTGTACTGCAAGGCATTACGACGTCTCCTCAAGGAAGGAAGAGGAGTCAAAGAGATTGAAAGGACCGTGTGCTGGGGACACCTTGAAACGCTGAACCGCTGCTTACCGGGTCGCTACAAGGCGCCGTCTTATCTCATGGCTTTGATCCGACGGGATCTCGAACAGCCCAGCGACAGGTAG
- a CDS encoding NADH-quinone oxidoreductase subunit M: MMLTILLLIPFLGALLISVLPSEGSSERARTLSVITLVVQCVLSFALLLPFSAAEPGMQMLETFPWLPQVGLEFSLALDGLSLPLVLMNGVLCLVATLASRSISNRPRLYFALLLVISGAVNGAFLAQNLLLFFLFYELELIPLWLLIAVWGGANRAYASTKFLIVTAVSGVLILGAFLGIALVTGTVDFGIRPILNAQMGMTSQLVLMGALLIGFGIKIPLFPFHTWLPDAHTEASTPVSVLLAGVLLKLGTYGLLRFCLGLFPEAWSVAAPWLAGWAAISVLYGSLAAIAQTDMKRMVAYSSVGHMGYVLLAAAAATPLGLMGALFQMVSHGLISAVLFLAVGVVYERTGTRDLNVLRGLLNPQRGLPLTGTLMIIGVMASAGIPGMAGFISEFLVFKGSFELFPVATLLSMVGSGLTAVYFLLLVNRAFFGRLAIAPGANPNPSILTQVSLRQQIPALTMSLLILILGVAPNLLVGLSQTATTQLSELATLLQPGGLS, from the coding sequence ATCATGCTGACGATTCTTCTTCTCATTCCTTTCCTCGGTGCACTGCTGATCAGTGTTCTGCCCTCTGAAGGCAGTTCTGAGCGCGCCCGCACCTTGAGCGTGATCACGCTGGTGGTTCAGTGCGTGCTCAGCTTTGCTTTGCTGCTGCCGTTCAGCGCCGCAGAGCCAGGCATGCAGATGCTGGAGACGTTCCCCTGGTTGCCCCAGGTCGGTCTTGAATTCAGCCTCGCTCTTGACGGGCTCTCGCTCCCCTTGGTGCTGATGAATGGGGTGCTCTGTCTGGTGGCCACCCTCGCCTCCCGCTCGATCAGCAATCGACCGCGTCTTTATTTCGCTCTCCTGCTGGTGATCAGCGGAGCCGTCAATGGCGCTTTCCTTGCCCAGAACCTTCTGCTCTTCTTCCTCTTCTATGAGCTGGAGCTGATCCCCCTCTGGTTGCTGATCGCCGTCTGGGGTGGTGCGAACCGTGCCTACGCCTCCACAAAATTTCTGATCGTCACCGCCGTGTCCGGCGTGCTCATCCTTGGTGCCTTCCTGGGCATCGCTCTGGTCACCGGAACGGTTGATTTCGGCATCCGGCCGATCCTCAATGCCCAGATGGGGATGACGAGCCAGTTGGTGCTGATGGGAGCTCTCCTGATCGGCTTCGGCATCAAGATTCCACTCTTCCCCTTCCACACTTGGCTTCCCGATGCGCACACCGAAGCCTCCACGCCTGTGTCCGTGCTTCTGGCTGGGGTTCTGCTTAAGCTCGGCACCTACGGACTGCTTCGCTTCTGTTTAGGGCTGTTCCCTGAGGCTTGGTCTGTTGCTGCCCCTTGGTTGGCAGGCTGGGCGGCCATATCTGTGCTCTATGGCTCGCTTGCGGCCATCGCCCAGACCGACATGAAGCGCATGGTGGCTTATAGCTCCGTGGGCCATATGGGCTATGTGCTGCTGGCTGCAGCAGCGGCCACACCCCTGGGACTGATGGGTGCGTTGTTCCAGATGGTGAGTCACGGCCTGATTTCTGCTGTGCTCTTCCTTGCGGTTGGTGTGGTCTATGAGCGCACCGGCACGCGCGATCTCAATGTTCTGAGGGGTCTCCTCAATCCCCAGCGTGGCCTGCCACTGACGGGAACGCTGATGATCATCGGTGTGATGGCCAGTGCGGGGATTCCCGGCATGGCCGGGTTCATTTCCGAGTTCCTGGTATTTAAGGGCAGTTTCGAACTCTTCCCAGTGGCCACGCTTCTGTCCATGGTGGGATCAGGATTAACAGCCGTGTATTTCCTTCTGCTGGTGAACAGGGCCTTCTTCGGACGTCTCGCGATTGCTCCGGGTGCGAATCCGAACCCTTCCATCCTCACGCAGGTGTCTCTGAGGCAGCAGATCCCCGCACTCACCATGTCGTTGTTGATTCTGATTCTGGGTGTTGCACCCAATCTCCTGGTGGGTCTTAGCCAGACGGCCACCACTCAGCTCAGTGAACTCGCCACACTGCTTCAACCCGGAGGGCTCTCATGA
- the gloB gene encoding hydroxyacylglutathione hydrolase, producing MGQSVQSDGIFPLPVLQDNVIWIWVRNGRAVVVDPAIAKPVIDWLSHRDLALEAILQTHHHADHIGGTPELLEHWPEASVVAAAADLERIPFQTMSVKAGMQLDLLGQPLQVIDVKAHTRAHLAFVLPIGATPTDPTPALFCGDTLFAGGCGRLFEGSAADMHQALGRLNRLPGSTRVHCAHEYTEGNLRWARALRPDNTAIAKRLAAVTDQRSRGELTLPSTIDKERDTNLFLQAGSAEELAELRSHKDSWRG from the coding sequence ATGGGCCAATCCGTACAGAGCGACGGAATCTTCCCCCTGCCAGTCCTCCAGGACAACGTGATCTGGATCTGGGTCCGAAACGGGAGGGCCGTGGTCGTCGACCCCGCCATCGCAAAGCCCGTGATCGATTGGCTGAGCCATCGGGACCTCGCATTGGAGGCCATTCTTCAAACCCACCACCACGCCGATCACATCGGCGGCACACCGGAGCTACTTGAGCACTGGCCTGAAGCAAGCGTGGTCGCCGCTGCGGCTGATCTGGAGCGCATTCCCTTCCAGACCATGTCCGTGAAGGCGGGGATGCAGCTGGATCTTCTGGGGCAACCGTTGCAGGTGATCGACGTGAAGGCCCACACCCGGGCCCACCTGGCCTTTGTGCTCCCCATCGGTGCTACGCCCACTGATCCAACGCCGGCGCTGTTCTGCGGGGACACGCTGTTCGCAGGCGGCTGCGGACGGCTATTCGAAGGATCAGCCGCAGACATGCATCAGGCCCTGGGTCGACTCAACAGACTTCCAGGAAGCACCCGGGTGCACTGCGCCCACGAATACACGGAGGGAAACTTGCGCTGGGCTCGCGCCCTCAGGCCCGACAACACGGCCATTGCCAAACGGTTAGCAGCGGTCACAGATCAACGCAGCCGCGGTGAGCTCACCCTTCCCAGCACGATCGACAAGGAACGCGACACCAACCTGTTTCTTCAGGCTGGGTCCGCCGAAGAACTGGCTGAGCTGCGATCCCACAAGGACAGCTGGCGCGGCTGA
- a CDS encoding CO2 hydration protein: MTTTERPQAIDVTLPDQEELIRRLLSDSPLLADTSDHLLQVVNVLESYGVVLDAYSRNLVYQGKTQLLNPFPVMRFFHEGFSFGRLWEHLKGDRINFEYAEYCQKAMFWHGTGGMDAYFDSEPFRDACRRVISLRSRRDPLLRLVNTLYPGFAPEAIRSMTTIYALGLFWRVMSDIFIDLARRYRIGEVACVLDVVHHIRDGLVKAAGSPIQYEVEFGGESVWLLPPEAGLTFLVDVAVPYVEAVFFRGMPFLGTVSYNAQARQIAADQSQFKYGALYADPVPSMGAGIPPSLCMSDMFRNLPEELSRWYDTHGRNQADAHVQICVSFQKSMFCVTNAAIAGTMPHPLTTEDPEQQAANHAYASSWSERLMGCQRVALLPG, translated from the coding sequence ATGACGACCACCGAACGACCGCAGGCGATCGACGTCACCCTTCCTGATCAGGAGGAGTTGATCCGTCGTTTGCTCTCTGACTCCCCTTTGTTGGCCGACACGTCTGATCACCTGCTTCAGGTGGTGAACGTGCTGGAGAGTTATGGCGTTGTGCTTGATGCCTACAGCAGAAATCTTGTTTACCAAGGCAAAACCCAGCTGCTGAATCCGTTCCCGGTGATGCGCTTTTTCCATGAAGGGTTTTCCTTCGGGCGTCTCTGGGAGCACCTCAAGGGTGACCGCATCAACTTCGAGTACGCCGAGTACTGCCAGAAGGCCATGTTCTGGCATGGCACCGGTGGCATGGATGCCTATTTCGATTCAGAGCCTTTTCGGGACGCCTGTCGTCGGGTGATTTCTCTTCGTTCCCGCAGGGACCCCCTGCTGCGTCTCGTCAACACGCTCTATCCAGGTTTTGCACCTGAGGCGATTCGTTCGATGACGACCATCTACGCCCTGGGCCTGTTCTGGCGGGTGATGAGTGACATTTTCATCGATCTGGCGCGCCGTTACCGCATTGGTGAAGTCGCCTGTGTGCTGGATGTGGTGCATCACATCCGCGATGGCCTTGTGAAGGCTGCCGGAAGTCCGATCCAGTATGAAGTTGAGTTTGGCGGTGAGTCTGTCTGGCTGCTTCCTCCCGAAGCGGGTCTCACCTTCCTGGTGGATGTGGCCGTGCCCTACGTGGAGGCCGTGTTCTTCCGCGGTATGCCTTTCCTTGGCACCGTGTCGTACAACGCCCAAGCGCGTCAGATCGCCGCTGATCAGAGTCAGTTCAAGTACGGAGCGCTGTATGCCGATCCCGTGCCGAGCATGGGTGCTGGAATCCCACCGAGCCTGTGCATGTCCGACATGTTCCGGAATCTGCCTGAAGAACTCAGTCGTTGGTACGACACCCACGGTCGCAACCAGGCCGATGCGCACGTGCAGATCTGCGTCAGTTTCCAGAAGTCGATGTTCTGTGTCACCAACGCAGCGATCGCGGGCACGATGCCGCATCCCCTCACCACCGAAGATCCTGAGCAGCAGGCCGCCAACCACGCCTACGCCTCTAGCTGGTCAGAACGCTTGATGGGATGTCAGCGGGTGGCTTTGTTGCCAGGGTGA
- a CDS encoding ABC transporter ATP-binding protein: protein MWWAHNEAAFSLSVLMEACPVEIEGLWHSYGASGADWTLQGIDLRLQRGELVGLLGPSGCGKTTLLRLIAGFEQPKRGAVRLHGQEVANPQRSLAPERRGVGMVFQDYALFPHLSAWQNTCFGLRPGQDTSRASWLLGLLGLEQFRSRYPHELSGGQRQRLALARALAPSPSVVLLDEPFSNLDVEVRLRLRSELPAVLSACGASGVLVTHDPEEAMAICSRVAVLRDGHLHQCASPRELFDSPATAFVGSFVLQRNVLPVWVDAAEGCLRCPLGDLEKPKDLDGASLPDEATVLVAPESISLQEDSGGESCVMGREFLGHSWLYRVQTGDRQLRLLRPLAEDYARGQQCRLQLKPGSLVLLHPQRMPLLTRAS, encoded by the coding sequence ATGTGGTGGGCTCACAATGAGGCTGCATTTTCGCTTTCCGTGTTGATGGAGGCCTGTCCGGTCGAAATCGAGGGCCTCTGGCACAGCTACGGCGCCTCTGGCGCCGATTGGACGCTGCAGGGGATCGATCTCCGCCTGCAACGCGGTGAGCTGGTGGGGTTGCTGGGACCTTCCGGTTGTGGAAAGACCACCCTGTTGCGGCTGATTGCCGGGTTTGAGCAGCCCAAGCGAGGTGCCGTCCGCCTGCATGGGCAGGAAGTGGCCAATCCGCAGCGGTCGCTGGCTCCAGAACGGCGTGGGGTGGGCATGGTGTTTCAGGACTATGCGTTGTTTCCTCACCTCAGCGCCTGGCAGAACACCTGCTTTGGGCTGCGTCCCGGTCAGGACACATCGCGGGCGTCCTGGCTGCTAGGGCTGCTGGGACTGGAGCAGTTCAGGTCGCGCTATCCCCATGAGCTCTCTGGCGGGCAGCGGCAGCGCCTCGCTCTGGCCAGGGCTCTGGCGCCATCGCCTTCTGTCGTGCTTCTAGACGAGCCCTTCTCCAATCTCGATGTGGAGGTGCGTCTGCGCTTGCGCAGCGAACTGCCCGCCGTTCTCAGTGCCTGCGGGGCAAGCGGTGTGCTGGTGACGCATGACCCCGAGGAGGCCATGGCCATTTGCAGCCGTGTGGCGGTGCTGCGGGATGGGCACCTTCACCAGTGCGCCAGCCCACGCGAATTGTTCGATTCGCCTGCCACAGCCTTTGTGGGCAGCTTTGTGTTGCAGCGCAATGTGTTGCCCGTCTGGGTGGATGCGGCAGAGGGGTGCCTCCGTTGCCCCTTGGGTGATCTGGAAAAGCCCAAGGATCTTGATGGGGCTTCCCTTCCAGATGAGGCCACGGTTCTTGTTGCTCCTGAATCGATCTCCCTGCAGGAGGACTCGGGTGGTGAATCCTGTGTGATGGGGAGAGAGTTCCTTGGCCACAGCTGGCTGTATCGGGTGCAGACCGGCGATCGCCAGCTGCGTCTTCTTCGCCCTCTTGCGGAGGATTACGCGCGCGGTCAACAGTGCCGATTGCAGTTGAAACCTGGATCGTTGGTTCTGCTTCACCCGCAGCGCATGCCTCTGCTGACCCGCGCCAGCTGA
- the hisG gene encoding ATP phosphoribosyltransferase, whose translation MITVALAKGALLRDSVDRFKAAGLDFSAVLDPDNRQLMVPSVCGRARALLVRNGDVPVYVAYGQAQLGVVGYDVLREHQMPVAHLADLGFGGCRMSVAVKSSSGYQRVTDLPPHCRVASKFTRCARQYFDSIDLPVELVHLSGSVELGPITGIAEAIVDLVATGRTLRDNGLVAIEDLFHTTARLVGHPLSLRLDQGELQQIITAMDAQRSTPVSAA comes from the coding sequence ATGATCACCGTTGCACTGGCCAAGGGCGCGCTACTGCGCGACTCAGTGGACCGTTTCAAAGCAGCGGGACTGGATTTTTCAGCGGTGCTTGACCCCGATAACCGTCAGTTGATGGTTCCATCCGTTTGCGGTCGAGCCAGGGCTCTGCTGGTTCGCAACGGTGATGTGCCGGTCTACGTCGCGTACGGCCAGGCGCAGCTCGGCGTGGTCGGTTACGACGTACTGCGAGAGCATCAGATGCCCGTTGCTCACCTGGCCGATCTCGGATTTGGCGGTTGCCGCATGTCCGTGGCTGTGAAATCCAGCAGCGGTTATCAGCGCGTAACGGATCTGCCCCCTCATTGCCGCGTCGCCAGCAAGTTCACCCGCTGCGCCAGGCAGTATTTCGACTCCATTGACCTTCCCGTCGAGCTGGTGCACCTGTCGGGCTCGGTTGAGTTGGGTCCGATCACCGGCATCGCCGAAGCGATTGTCGACCTGGTGGCCACAGGTCGAACCCTCAGAGACAACGGTCTCGTCGCGATCGAGGATCTCTTCCACACCACCGCGCGGTTGGTGGGGCATCCCCTGTCCCTGCGCCTCGATCAGGGAGAGCTTCAGCAGATCATCACGGCCATGGATGCACAAAGGTCCACTCCGGTGAGTGCAGCCTGA
- the cbbX gene encoding CbbX protein — protein MHSSVDLESAYATSGVEDVLAQLDRDLIGLAPVKTRIREIAALLLVDQARQQLDLSSAAPCMHMSFTGHPGTGKTTVAQRMSQILLRLGYLRKGHVVTATRDDLVGQYVGHTAPKTKDMLKRAQGGVLFIDEAYYLYKPSNERDYGAEAIEILLQEMERSRQDLVVIFAGYKDRMMDFYRSNPGLSSRVAHHIDFPDYSEVELMAIAQLLLKQQDYRFSDEAVLAFQDYISRRRALPFFANARSIRNAIERLRLRHANRLFSSRTQPFDRDALSTIEASDVRASRVFQGEVEGADPAKPLTT, from the coding sequence ATGCACTCTTCGGTTGATCTGGAGTCGGCTTATGCCACCTCTGGTGTAGAGGACGTTCTCGCTCAGCTCGATCGTGATCTGATTGGGTTGGCACCAGTGAAAACGCGCATTCGTGAGATTGCCGCTCTGTTGCTCGTGGACCAGGCCCGTCAACAGCTGGATCTGTCCAGTGCGGCGCCATGCATGCACATGTCATTCACTGGGCATCCTGGAACAGGTAAAACCACTGTTGCTCAGAGGATGTCGCAGATTCTGCTTCGCCTCGGTTACCTCCGGAAGGGGCATGTGGTGACAGCCACGCGGGATGACCTGGTCGGTCAGTACGTGGGTCATACCGCTCCGAAGACCAAAGATATGCTCAAGCGAGCACAGGGGGGTGTGTTGTTCATTGATGAGGCTTACTACCTCTATAAGCCATCCAATGAAAGAGATTATGGTGCAGAGGCAATCGAGATTCTTCTCCAGGAAATGGAGCGAAGTCGTCAGGATCTCGTGGTGATCTTTGCTGGGTACAAGGATCGAATGATGGATTTTTATCGCTCGAATCCAGGACTTTCATCACGCGTAGCCCATCACATTGACTTTCCTGATTACAGCGAAGTTGAACTGATGGCGATTGCGCAGTTGTTGCTCAAGCAACAGGACTATCGGTTCAGTGATGAAGCCGTCCTGGCCTTTCAGGACTACATCAGCCGGCGCAGGGCATTGCCGTTTTTTGCCAATGCCCGTTCGATTCGGAATGCGATCGAGCGTCTTCGGCTGCGTCACGCCAATCGTCTGTTTTCGAGTAGAACCCAACCGTTTGACCGTGATGCGTTGAGCACCATCGAGGCCTCGGATGTGCGAGCCAGTCGTGTCTTTCAAGGAGAAGTGGAAGGTGCAGATCCCGCCAAGCCCCTGACCACTTGA
- a CDS encoding Rid family detoxifying hydrolase, with amino-acid sequence MTTIAHQAVTTSDAPSPVGPYNQAVQAGGWLYCSGQIPLDPASGEMVGNGDVEAETRQVLRNLQAVLSAACTDASKVVRTTVYLVDLADFQAVNAIYAEMFGDGISPARACVQVAALPKGSKVEIDCIAWLG; translated from the coding sequence ATGACCACCATCGCCCATCAGGCCGTCACCACATCGGATGCTCCGTCGCCGGTGGGGCCTTACAACCAGGCTGTGCAAGCGGGTGGATGGCTGTATTGCTCAGGCCAGATCCCCCTGGATCCAGCCAGTGGAGAGATGGTTGGCAATGGTGATGTGGAGGCCGAAACCCGGCAAGTGCTGCGCAATCTCCAGGCCGTGCTGAGTGCGGCCTGCACCGATGCATCCAAGGTGGTGCGGACCACGGTTTACCTGGTGGACCTCGCCGACTTCCAAGCTGTGAACGCGATCTACGCCGAGATGTTTGGCGACGGGATCAGTCCCGCTCGCGCCTGCGTTCAGGTAGCCGCCCTGCCGAAGGGATCCAAGGTTGAGATCGACTGCATCGCCTGGCTGGGCTAA
- a CDS encoding NAD(P)H-quinone oxidoreductase subunit F, giving the protein MTSALSLPLQTAWLIPLYGFAGMLVSLPWAFGWFRRDAHRPPAYLNILLTLIAVIHGSLVLRDVMATGPAVIGMPWLTVGDLNLEISFSLSLTNVSALELITGLSLLSQVYSLGYMDKEWALARFFALLGFFEGAMSGVVLSDSLFQSYFLLEMLTLSTYLLVGFWYAQPLVVTAARDAFLTKRVGDVMLLMSVVALTAWSGVTSFQDLYAWSARDTLTPLAATLLGLGLVAGPTGKCAQFPMHLWLDEAMEGPNPASILRNSVVVTCGAIVLLKVMPLLQHAPVTLVVLQVIGTISAIGGSLVSIAQVDIKRTLSYSTTAYLGLVFIAISLQVPVLALLLLYAHAVSKALLSMSVGGVIASTNCQDITELGGLGSRMPATTGSFLVGGAGLVGLLPLGGFLCFAQAVELVGARAAIFIPVFLITNALTALNLTRVFRQVFLGRSLAKTRRSAEVNWQMALPMVALTVIVLLTPLLLIRLESLDGLLAFPASAAVLVVASGAAGLLVGALIPLNKAWSRSLNPILRWFQDLLSNDFYTERFYRVTIVNVVATFSRLAGWFDRNAVDGVLHGLARFSLSSAEGLKLSISGQSQSYVLTVIAAIVLLLTSLSWVLQ; this is encoded by the coding sequence TTGACTTCAGCTCTATCGCTGCCCCTTCAGACCGCCTGGCTGATCCCTCTGTATGGATTTGCTGGGATGCTGGTGTCCCTTCCCTGGGCTTTCGGCTGGTTTCGGCGGGATGCCCATCGTCCTCCGGCCTATCTCAATATCCTGCTCACCCTGATTGCCGTCATTCACGGCAGCTTGGTGCTCAGGGATGTGATGGCGACGGGCCCTGCTGTAATCGGCATGCCCTGGCTCACGGTTGGTGATCTCAATCTTGAGATCAGCTTCAGCCTCTCACTGACCAACGTGTCAGCTCTCGAGCTGATCACTGGCCTCAGCCTGCTTTCACAGGTGTATTCCCTCGGCTACATGGATAAGGAATGGGCCTTGGCTCGTTTCTTCGCCTTGCTGGGTTTCTTTGAGGGAGCCATGTCGGGTGTGGTGTTGAGCGACTCCCTCTTCCAGAGCTACTTCCTGCTGGAAATGCTGACCCTGTCCACCTACCTGCTGGTGGGTTTCTGGTACGCCCAGCCTCTGGTGGTCACCGCTGCTCGGGATGCGTTCCTCACCAAGCGCGTTGGTGATGTGATGTTGCTGATGAGTGTGGTGGCGCTCACCGCTTGGTCTGGCGTCACCAGTTTTCAGGATCTCTATGCCTGGTCCGCACGCGACACACTCACGCCTCTGGCGGCCACCCTGCTTGGCCTTGGTTTGGTCGCTGGCCCCACCGGCAAGTGTGCTCAGTTTCCGATGCACCTTTGGCTTGATGAGGCCATGGAGGGCCCCAATCCTGCGTCAATTCTGCGCAACTCGGTGGTGGTCACCTGCGGTGCGATTGTTCTGCTGAAGGTGATGCCTCTGCTGCAGCATGCGCCCGTCACGCTCGTGGTGCTGCAGGTGATCGGCACGATCAGTGCGATCGGTGGATCCCTGGTTTCGATTGCCCAGGTCGATATCAAGCGGACCCTCTCGTATTCCACAACGGCCTATCTCGGCCTTGTCTTCATTGCCATCTCTCTGCAGGTGCCTGTTCTTGCCCTGCTGTTGCTCTACGCCCACGCTGTCTCCAAGGCCCTGCTCTCCATGAGCGTGGGCGGGGTGATTGCCTCCACCAACTGTCAGGACATCACGGAACTCGGAGGCCTGGGCAGCCGAATGCCGGCCACAACCGGTTCCTTCCTCGTAGGAGGCGCTGGTCTGGTGGGTCTGCTGCCGCTAGGTGGTTTTCTTTGCTTTGCACAGGCCGTGGAACTGGTCGGTGCCAGGGCGGCGATCTTTATTCCGGTGTTTTTGATCACCAACGCTCTGACCGCGCTGAATCTCACTCGCGTCTTCCGCCAGGTGTTCCTTGGCCGCTCTCTCGCAAAGACCCGACGCTCAGCAGAGGTCAACTGGCAGATGGCACTGCCCATGGTGGCGCTCACTGTGATCGTGCTGTTGACGCCTCTGCTGCTGATCCGGTTGGAGTCTCTGGATGGTCTGCTTGCATTCCCTGCTTCGGCGGCTGTTCTTGTGGTGGCCAGCGGAGCCGCAGGGCTGCTCGTGGGTGCGCTGATTCCCCTCAACAAGGCCTGGTCGCGCTCACTCAACCCGATCCTCCGCTGGTTCCAGGATCTGTTGTCCAACGACTTTTACACCGAGCGTTTTTACCGTGTCACGATCGTGAATGTTGTGGCGACGTTCTCCCGTCTGGCCGGCTGGTTTGATCGCAATGCCGTTGACGGGGTGCTTCACGGGCTTGCCCGCTTCTCTCTCTCCAGCGCAGAGGGCTTGAAACTGAGCATCAGTGGGCAGTCTCAGTCCTATGTGCTCACCGTGATCGCCGCCATTGTGCTGCTGCTCACGTCCCTGAGCTGGGTTCTGCAGTGA
- a CDS encoding ABC transporter ATP-binding protein, whose amino-acid sequence MAGSDLKRIRRLGRYLGQDRRRLLLTLTLLVPLAFSVAVQPLLIGQAISILRTVGGATNEAVVPLLQPLDSTLALRLIIAALLIAVLLRFALQRVQLSNNQYLGQRLTARIRRDLFSHAMDLSLRYHDRMPVGKLLTRLTSDVDALAEVFASGAVGVITDLVTLTVIAVTMLLIEWRLGLLLLVSQVPVTLVILWLQRRYRKANYRVREELSQLNADFQENLQGLDVVQMFRREAFNGERFNRTGRAYREAVNGTILFDSSISAFLEWVALGAVAVVLALGGWMVTGGAIGLGTLTTFILYSQRLFDPLRQMAERFTQIQGGLTAVERIGELLEEPLEIRDLSADLTSDAPDGTARPLQVMPSTRGEVIFEGVHFAYRPDEPILQDLSFRIAPGEHVALVGPTGSGKTTVIRLLCRLYEPQQGRILLDGRDIRTLPLAELRRQLGVVLQDTFLFSGTVADNLRLDREIDDRQLSEICRDLGLNGLLGRLPQGLDTELRERGGNLSSGERQLLAVARVAIRNPNVLVMDEATAFMDPSTEATLQRDLDRLLERRTAVVIAHRLATVEAADRILVLRRGRLIEQGTHRQLRAQGGLYAELAELQERGLARL is encoded by the coding sequence ATGGCCGGTTCGGACCTGAAACGCATCCGCCGTCTGGGTCGTTACCTCGGACAGGACCGTCGTCGCTTGCTGCTGACGCTGACGCTGTTGGTGCCGCTGGCTTTTTCCGTTGCCGTTCAGCCGCTGCTCATCGGTCAGGCCATCTCGATTCTTCGCACCGTGGGTGGTGCCACCAACGAAGCGGTGGTGCCGCTTCTCCAGCCGCTCGACAGCACCCTTGCTCTCCGACTGATCATTGCTGCATTGCTGATCGCGGTGCTGCTGCGTTTTGCTCTGCAGAGGGTTCAGCTCTCCAACAACCAGTACCTGGGTCAGCGACTCACGGCCAGGATCCGCCGTGACCTGTTCTCCCATGCGATGGATCTTTCCCTCAGGTATCACGACCGCATGCCTGTGGGAAAGCTGCTGACGCGTCTCACCAGCGATGTGGATGCTCTTGCTGAGGTTTTCGCCAGTGGAGCTGTTGGTGTGATCACCGACCTTGTCACGCTCACGGTGATCGCCGTCACCATGCTGCTCATCGAGTGGCGCCTGGGCCTGCTGCTTCTGGTGTCTCAGGTTCCTGTGACCCTGGTGATCCTCTGGTTGCAACGGCGGTATCGCAAGGCCAATTACCGGGTCCGTGAGGAGTTGTCTCAGCTCAACGCTGACTTTCAGGAAAATCTGCAGGGCCTCGATGTCGTCCAGATGTTTCGACGTGAGGCCTTCAACGGTGAGCGCTTCAACCGCACGGGTCGGGCCTACCGGGAAGCGGTCAATGGAACGATCCTGTTCGACAGCAGCATTTCTGCCTTCCTGGAGTGGGTGGCTCTCGGAGCCGTCGCTGTCGTTCTGGCCCTTGGCGGATGGATGGTGACGGGCGGCGCGATCGGGCTTGGAACACTCACCACCTTCATTCTTTATTCCCAACGTTTGTTCGACCCTCTGCGCCAGATGGCTGAGCGCTTCACACAGATTCAGGGGGGACTGACCGCTGTGGAGCGGATCGGAGAACTCCTGGAGGAGCCACTTGAGATTCGGGATCTCTCCGCTGATCTCACCTCAGATGCCCCGGATGGCACGGCCAGACCTTTGCAGGTGATGCCCTCAACACGCGGGGAAGTGATTTTTGAAGGTGTGCATTTCGCCTATCGCCCTGATGAGCCGATCCTTCAGGACCTCAGCTTCCGCATCGCGCCCGGTGAGCATGTGGCCTTGGTCGGCCCCACCGGCTCCGGCAAGACCACAGTCATCCGTTTGCTGTGTCGCCTGTATGAGCCCCAACAGGGGCGAATCCTGCTGGATGGTCGCGACATCCGCACCCTGCCGCTTGCCGAGCTGCGCCGTCAGTTGGGTGTGGTTCTTCAGGACACCTTCCTCTTCAGCGGCACTGTTGCTGACAATCTCCGTCTGGATCGTGAGATCGATGATCGGCAGCTGAGCGAGATCTGCAGGGATCTGGGCTTGAACGGCTTGCTCGGTCGCTTGCCCCAGGGGCTTGACACGGAACTGCGGGAACGGGGTGGCAACCTCAGCTCCGGTGAGCGTCAGCTTCTGGCTGTGGCAAGGGTCGCGATCCGCAACCCCAATGTGCTGGTGATGGATGAGGCCACAGCCTTCATGGATCCTTCCACCGAAGCCACCCTGCAGCGGGATCTTGATCGGCTGCTCGAGCGGCGCACGGCTGTGGTGATTGCCCACCGCCTGGCCACGGTGGAAGCGGCTGATCGGATTCTGGTGCTGCGTCGTGGTCGCCTGATCGAGCAGGGC